One genomic window of Manihot esculenta cultivar AM560-2 chromosome 16, M.esculenta_v8, whole genome shotgun sequence includes the following:
- the LOC110603882 gene encoding probable trafficking protein particle complex subunit 13 homolog, translated as MSTTQGTHSLAFRVMRLCRPSFQVEPPLLVDPADLIVGEDIFDDPIAASRLPPLIDSHVTKLTDTSDLTYRTRFLLQHPFDSFGLTGLLVLPQAFGAIYLGETFCSYISINNSSNFEVRDVTIKAEIQTERQRILLLDTSKTPVESIRAGGRYDFIVEHDVKELGAHTLVCTALYSDGDSVSERKYLPQFFKFIVANPLSVRTKVRVVKETTYLEACIENHTKTNLYMDQVEFEPAQHWSAKVLKADEHLSEKDSLTREIFKPPVLIRSGGGIHNYLYQLTLSSNSSVQSNILGKLQITWRTNLGEPGRLQTQQILGTPVTHKEIELCVMEVPSVINLDKPFSVHLNLKNHTDRELGPFEVWLSQNDSLDGKAVMINGLQTMELPQLAAFGATDFRLNLIATKIGVQKITGITVFDKSEKKTHDPLPDLEIFVDVD; from the exons ATGAGCACAACGCAAGGGACGCACTCGCTGGCCTTTCGGGTGATGAGGCTATGCAGGCCTTCATTCCAAGTGGAACCCCCACTTCTTGTAGATCCCGCCGATCTTATCGTCGGCGAGGACATATTCGATGATCCAATTGCCGCTTCACGGCTTCCTCCTCTAATCGACTCCCATGTCACCAAGCTCACCGACACATCTGATCTCACCTATCGCACTAGATTCCTCCTCCAACACCCCTTTGATTCATTTGGGCTCACTGGTCTCCTCGTCCTCCCTCAAGCTTTTGG GGCTATATATTTGGGGGAGACCTTTTGCAGCTATATAAGCATCAATAACAGTTCCAATTTTGAAGTTAGGGATGTTACAATTAAG GCAGAAATTCAAACGGAGCGGCAGAGGATCCTCCTATTGGACACATCAAAAACTCCTGTTGAGTCCATACGAGCTGGAGGGCGTTATGATTTCATTGTGGAACATGATGTGAAGGAACTTGGAGCACACAC GTTGGTCTGCACTGCACTCTACAGTGATGGTGATAGTGTCAGTGAACGTAAATATCTTCCACAGTTCTTCAAGTTCATTGTTGCCAATCCCCTTTCTGTTAGAACAAAG GTCCGTGTTGTCAAG GAAACTACATATTTAGAGGCATGCATTGAAAATCATACAAAAACAAACCTTTACATGGACCAAGTTGAGTTTGAGCCAGCACAGCACTGGAGTGCCAAAGTACTAAAGGCTGATGAACACCTATCTGAGAAAGATTCTCTAACCAG GGAAATATTCAAGCCTCCTGTGCTGATTAGATCTGGTGGAGGAATTCACAACTATCTTTATCAATTAACATTGTCTTCAAATAGTTCTGTACAGAGTAACATTCTTGGTAAGCTTCAAATAACATGGCGTACAAACTTAGGTGAACCTGGTCGCCTGCAGACACAGCAAATTCTTGGCACT CCTGTCACGCATAAAGAGATCGAGTTGTGCGTTATGGAGGTTCCATCTGTCATCAACTTGGACAAGCCATTTTCG GTGCATTTGAACCTCAAAAACCATACTGACAGAGAATTGGGCCCCTTTGAGGTTTGGTTATCACAAAATGATTCACTTGATGGGAAGGCTGTTATGATAAATGGCCTTCAGACAATG GAACTACCACAGTTGGCGGCATTTGGAGCCACTGATTTCCGCCTG AACTTGATAGCTACTAAAATTGGAGTACAGAAAATAACAGGTATTACGGTGTTTGACAAATCAGAGAAGAAAACCCATGACCCATTGCCTGATTTAGAG ATTTTTGTGGACGTGGATTGA
- the LOC110603402 gene encoding putative serine/threonine-protein kinase isoform X2 produces the protein MRCSCFGAKERANGAYRDTDGDLICDVNRFSYNELRSATDDFHPTNKIGRGGFGTVYKGTLKSGRQVAVKTLSAQSKQGVREFLNEITLISKVRHPNLVELIGCCAEGTNRILVYEYVENNSLDRALLGPKNTTIQLDWRKRSAICLGIARGLAFLHEELDPHIVHRDIKASNVLLDKEFNPKIGDFGLAKLFPDNVTHISTRVAGTTGYLAPEYAMGGQLTMKADVYSFGVLILEIISGRSSAKASWGGMEKLLLELAWQLHEEGKLLELVDPDLGDFPEEEVIRYMKVAFFCTQAAASRRPLISQVVDMLSRNIRLNEKLLSAPGFFQDSVGSSGPPFSTKKLFAESSSTSIQMSSIPVTITEVTPR, from the exons ATGAGGTGTAGCTGTTTTGGTGCAAAAGAGAGAGCTAATGGAGCTTATCGTGATACAGACG GGGATTTAATTTGCGACGTTAACCGTTTCTCTTATAATGAGTTGAGATCAGCAACGGATGACTTTCATCCAACCAATAAGATTGGACGAGGAGGCTTTGGAACTGTTTACAAG GGAACCCTCAAAAGTGGAAGGCAAGTGGCTGTAAAGACACTTTCTGCTCAATCAAAGCAAGGAGTCCGGGAATTTTTGAATGAGATTACTCTCATATCAAAAGTTAGGCATCCAAACCTTGTTGAGTTGATAGGATGTTGTGCTGAAGGAACTAACCGAATTTTAGTGTATGAGTATGTCGAAAATAACAGCCTTGATCGTGCATTACTAG GTCCAAAGAATACAACTATTCAACTGGATTGGAGaaaaagatctgcaatttgccTGGGCATTGCTAGGGGCCTTGCGTTCCTTCATGAAGAACTTGATCCACATATTGTGCATAGAGATATCAAAGCTAGTAATGTACTTCTCGACAAAGAGTTTAACCCGAAGATTGGAGATTTTGGGTTGGCTAAACTCTTTCCAGATAATGTCACTCATATTAGCACAAGAGTAGCAGGAACAAC TGGTTATTTGGCACCAGAATATGCAATGGGCGGTCAGTTAACCATGAAGGCTGATGTGTACAGTTTTGGGGTTCTTATCCTTGAAATAATTAGTGGCAGAAGCAGTGCAAAGGCCAGCTGGGGAGGAATGGAAAAGCTCCTTCTAGAATTG GCGTGGCAGCTTCATGAAGAGGGGAAACTCTTAGAACTAGTGGATCCAGACCTGGGGGATTTTCCAGAGGAGGAAGTCATAAGATACATGAAAGTAGCCTTTTTCTGCACCCAGGCAGCAGCAAGCCGGAGGCCACTTATTAGCCAGGTTGTTGACATGCTTTCAAGGAATATCCGGCTTAATGAGAAGCTACTTTCAGCGCCAGGTTTCTTCCAAGATTCAGTAGGCTCCAGTGGACCACCATTTTCAACAAAAAAGTTGTTTGCTGAATCTTCTAGTACTAGCATCCAGATGAGCTCTATTCCTGTCACAATCACTGAGGTGACACCAAGATGA
- the LOC110603402 gene encoding putative serine/threonine-protein kinase isoform X1 yields MAAADKFLADMRCSCFGAKERANGAYRDTDGDLICDVNRFSYNELRSATDDFHPTNKIGRGGFGTVYKGTLKSGRQVAVKTLSAQSKQGVREFLNEITLISKVRHPNLVELIGCCAEGTNRILVYEYVENNSLDRALLGPKNTTIQLDWRKRSAICLGIARGLAFLHEELDPHIVHRDIKASNVLLDKEFNPKIGDFGLAKLFPDNVTHISTRVAGTTGYLAPEYAMGGQLTMKADVYSFGVLILEIISGRSSAKASWGGMEKLLLELAWQLHEEGKLLELVDPDLGDFPEEEVIRYMKVAFFCTQAAASRRPLISQVVDMLSRNIRLNEKLLSAPGFFQDSVGSSGPPFSTKKLFAESSSTSIQMSSIPVTITEVTPR; encoded by the exons ATG GCAGCGGCAGATAAATTTCTGGCGGATATGAGGTGTAGCTGTTTTGGTGCAAAAGAGAGAGCTAATGGAGCTTATCGTGATACAGACG GGGATTTAATTTGCGACGTTAACCGTTTCTCTTATAATGAGTTGAGATCAGCAACGGATGACTTTCATCCAACCAATAAGATTGGACGAGGAGGCTTTGGAACTGTTTACAAG GGAACCCTCAAAAGTGGAAGGCAAGTGGCTGTAAAGACACTTTCTGCTCAATCAAAGCAAGGAGTCCGGGAATTTTTGAATGAGATTACTCTCATATCAAAAGTTAGGCATCCAAACCTTGTTGAGTTGATAGGATGTTGTGCTGAAGGAACTAACCGAATTTTAGTGTATGAGTATGTCGAAAATAACAGCCTTGATCGTGCATTACTAG GTCCAAAGAATACAACTATTCAACTGGATTGGAGaaaaagatctgcaatttgccTGGGCATTGCTAGGGGCCTTGCGTTCCTTCATGAAGAACTTGATCCACATATTGTGCATAGAGATATCAAAGCTAGTAATGTACTTCTCGACAAAGAGTTTAACCCGAAGATTGGAGATTTTGGGTTGGCTAAACTCTTTCCAGATAATGTCACTCATATTAGCACAAGAGTAGCAGGAACAAC TGGTTATTTGGCACCAGAATATGCAATGGGCGGTCAGTTAACCATGAAGGCTGATGTGTACAGTTTTGGGGTTCTTATCCTTGAAATAATTAGTGGCAGAAGCAGTGCAAAGGCCAGCTGGGGAGGAATGGAAAAGCTCCTTCTAGAATTG GCGTGGCAGCTTCATGAAGAGGGGAAACTCTTAGAACTAGTGGATCCAGACCTGGGGGATTTTCCAGAGGAGGAAGTCATAAGATACATGAAAGTAGCCTTTTTCTGCACCCAGGCAGCAGCAAGCCGGAGGCCACTTATTAGCCAGGTTGTTGACATGCTTTCAAGGAATATCCGGCTTAATGAGAAGCTACTTTCAGCGCCAGGTTTCTTCCAAGATTCAGTAGGCTCCAGTGGACCACCATTTTCAACAAAAAAGTTGTTTGCTGAATCTTCTAGTACTAGCATCCAGATGAGCTCTATTCCTGTCACAATCACTGAGGTGACACCAAGATGA
- the LOC110603883 gene encoding stem-specific protein TSJT1 has translation MLAIFKKELVKPPQELNSPASLASSRKPKLAPEILKDFESANPSNPSNTFSVSFGDVASLAYIPPQNPYSINQRLFCGLNDIYCIFLGSLNNLCSLNRQYGLSKGTNEAMLVIEAYRTLRDRGPYPAHQVLKDLDGTFGFVIYDTKAGHVFAALGANEGVGLFWGIAGDGSVVISDNLEIIKGSCAKSFAPFPSGCMFHSEQGLMSFEHPMSKMKAMPRIDSEGAMCGANFKADNKSRISSMPRVGSEANWALWGSQA, from the exons ATGTTGGCTATATTCAAGAAAGAGTTGGTGAAACCACCTCAGGAGCTGAATAGCCCAGCTTCATTGGCTTCATCAAGAAAGCCAAAGCTTGCTCCAGAGATTCTCAAGGACTTTGAATCTGCTAATCCTTCTAATCCTTCTAATACTTTCTCAGTTAGCTTTGGGGATGTTGCTTCTCTTGCTTATATTCCTCCACAAAATCCTTACTCTATTAACCAGAG GCTGTTCTGTGGATTGAATGACATATACTGCATTTTCTTGGGAAGCTTGAACAACCTATGCAGCCTCAATAGACAGTATGGGCTATCAAAGGGCACCAACGAAGCCATGTTGGTGATTGAAGCTTACAGGACTCTACGTGATCGTGGTCCATACCCAGCCCACCAAGTCCTCAAGGATCTTGATGGCACTTTCGGATTCGTCATCTATGACACCAAAGCTGGCCATGTCTTTGCCGCCCTG GGTGCAAACGAAGGCGTGGGGCTGTTCTGGGGGATTGCGGGCGATGGATCAGTGGTGATATCTGACAACTTGGAGATCATAAAAGGAAGCTGTGCCAAGTCATTTGCACCATTTCCATCAGGGTGCATGTTCCATAGCGAACAAGGGTTGATGAGCTTTGAACATCCAATGAGCAAAATGAAGGCAATGCCTAGAATTGATAGTGAGGGGGCAATGTGTGGAGCCAACTTCAAGGCTGATAATAAATCCAGGATTAGCAGCATGCCTCGTGTTGGCAGTGAAGCCAACTGGGCTTTGTGGGGTTCGCAAGCCTAA